The Deltaproteobacteria bacterium sequence CATGCAAAGCAAGTTCGTTTTCTCCCTCAAAATGATCTTCGGCGCCATTGCCTTTGCATAAATTAATGTAGGTAGGCACAAAAAAATAATTCATCTGAAGCGCCTTGGCCAATTCTTTGGCCACATTTTTATTCTGCGAGCGAATCATTCCCAAATCGGTTTCAGGAATTAAATAAAAATCGGCTTCCTTCAATACAGGATGATTTTGCAGGGTATGGAGTATGCCCTCAAACTCAATGCCTCGCTCGACGTTCCAGCAAACAGCGCGATAGAAAGGTTTGGAGGGAGCTTCCTTTGCGAAATGACCGGTTTCGAAACCGGTGAGAATCTTTTCAATTTCAGGGGAAAGCTTTTTATAGAGGGCCGATTGTTTGAGTTTTTTGGAAGAATCAAATTTTGAAAGCTCTGCAAAATGAGAAGATAAACTGTGATTTAAGGGGGAGTTCTTCATGGTCGGAGAGACTAGCGAAATCAAGATAGAGGGTCAAGACAAGGGATTTTCAGGCCCCATCCACGAAAAAATTCTGCCCTGTAATGAAATCCGATTCCAACAAAAACAGGACCATCCTGGAAATTTCTTCGCTGCCCGCCCATTTTTCACGAAGAGTTTTTTGGATAATTTGATCTTTCATTTTTTTGCTATAGTTTTCTGGTGCAAAAATTTGTCCCGGAGAGATGCAGTTTACCTGCACTTCCGGAGCCAGGCTTCTGGCCAGACCTTGAGAAAAGGCAAGCAAGGCGGCTTTCGAGGAGGCATAAGCCAGATAACGAGGCTGAGGATTGGAAATGCCGGCATCAATGAGATTCAAAATATGCCCTTCCCCTCTTTTTTTCATCAAGGGGCCAAAGGTTTGAGCGAGTAAAAATGGAGCTTTCAGGTGGATGTTAAGAAAAACGTCCAGGTCGTCTTTTTGGGTTTCTTCCAAAGTTTTTGGATAAAAAAGGGAGGCGTTATTGATCAAAACATCCACCCGCTTTTCAGTTTTAAGGATTTGCTGAATTAAATCTTTCACTTCTTCCGATTTGCAGAGATTCGCTTGATAAAGTGAACAAGGGCTTCCCAATCTGAGAATTGCTTGCTGAGTGTTCTTCGCTTCTTTTTCTGAGGCATAATAATGCAAAAGAATATGGGCCCCTTTTTGAGCGCAGACCATCGCAATGCTTTTGCCAATGCGTTTTGCGGCTCCGGTGATGAGGATTTTTTTATTTTTGAGATTCATTCGAAGTCTCGTTGAATGATCTGCGCCCCTTGGTGAGGCAGTTCGTCTAAATTAAATTCTATTTTGGAAAGATTGGATTTTATTTTTAAGAAAATATCTTCTTTCAAAAGTCTTTTCAAAAACTCGAGGGCTAAGTCTTCTGTGCTGGTGTTGCTACAAGGGAGGAGTTCCACTTCATCGCTGGGGATCACGTAGTGTTTTTTGCAGAGAGTAAATTCCGTCTCATTTCCGATTTTTATAATCTGAAACGCTGCCGCATTTTGAGGAAGCAAAAGTTTGTGATGCCACTTTTCGCAAAGCCTTCGGATAGCCGTTTTGATTTCGGAAAAAGGCACCATGTTTTCAAAAGAATGATCTTTTAGATAGACCGAGATACTGACATGATAGGTATGGCCGTGGAGAGGTTCTTTGCTGCCATCGGGAAACAAGGTCATGTGCGCTGCTGCAAATTTCAAATCTTGAGTACCCATTCGAAGCCCCAGTTCTTTATTCATTGCTAAACACCTCCAAAACCGATCCGTTCAAAATCGCCGACGAGTCTTCACAGAGATTGGCAATCAGTTTAGCGACGTCTTCCGGATTTGTTTTTGAAGAGAGATGAGGCGCTGCTTCTCTGAGCATCTTTGTATTGACTGCTCCCGGTGCCAGGCAATTGACACGAACATTGTAGGGTTTTCCTTCTACCGCCATCACTTCTGTCAGGCCAATCACCGCATTTTTGCTGGCGGCGTAGGCGGCTGTTCCCGGAAATTTGATTTGACCTCGAATGCCTGCCAGTGAACTGATATTCAAAATGACACCCCCCTGATTATTCTTCATCAACTTAAAGCCTTCGCGGGAACACAAGAACATCGCATTCACATTGACTGCAAAGACTTCCTGCCAAAGCTTGAGGCTCATCTCTTCGATGGGAGCAGCTCGAAATAAACCGGCATTGTTGACCAGAATATCCAGGCTGCCGAATTTTACCTGAATCGTTTCAAAGAGGGAAAGCACCTCGTTTTCCTCTGCAAGATTTGCTGCGAAAATGAGAGTTTGAATATTGGGATAAAGAGATTTGATTTTAGCTTCTACTTTTTTTAGTTCCAACTCAGTTTTGCTGACTAAAATTACATTGATATTTTTGGAGGCAAAAAGTTCTGCAGTCGCAGCGCCGATGCCGCGGCCTGCACCTGTGATGAGGGCGGTTTTATTTTCTTTGCGTAAGCTGTGCATTTTGTATCCTATTACAGATGGAATCGGGTTGTGTCCTGTCGTACCAATAGGTTTTTAAAAAAGTTTTCTTCATTAAGAATTTTTGCTCTACTAATTTTTCAAATAAGGCGCTGTCTTCGCTAAAATTCACCACAGGAAAACCACCTACTTCGCTTAACTTTTTTCTTAAAATGAAAAGTGCTCCAATATGAATACAATTGTCCAAATGAATTTTTTGAGAAAGATTGTTTTTGTCCGGTACGAATGGATTTCCATAAACATCAACTTTTCCATAGAGAACCTGAAATTTTGAATCCGAATCAATTATTTTTTTATTTTCTTTGAGATGTTGAGGTTTGAATTGATCGTCAGAATCCAAAAAACAA is a genomic window containing:
- a CDS encoding glycosyltransferase family 2 protein produces the protein MTSNIKPPFFSIVIATYNRAHLLERAIESVLKQSYKNWELLVVDDGSTDETSIKMKKFLEQDSRIIFLQKTHSGLSETRNYGLQKARGKWICFLDSDDQFKPQHLKENKKIIDSDSKFQVLYGKVDVYGNPFVPDKNNLSQKIHLDNCIHIGALFILRKKLSEVGGFPVVNFSEDSALFEKLVEQKFLMKKTFLKTYWYDRTQPDSICNRIQNAQLTQRK
- a CDS encoding SDR family oxidoreductase, with the protein product MNLKNKKILITGAAKRIGKSIAMVCAQKGAHILLHYYASEKEAKNTQQAILRLGSPCSLYQANLCKSEEVKDLIQQILKTEKRVDVLINNASLFYPKTLEETQKDDLDVFLNIHLKAPFLLAQTFGPLMKKRGEGHILNLIDAGISNPQPRYLAYASSKAALLAFSQGLARSLAPEVQVNCISPGQIFAPENYSKKMKDQIIQKTLREKWAGSEEISRMVLFLLESDFITGQNFFVDGA
- a CDS encoding SDR family oxidoreductase codes for the protein MHSLRKENKTALITGAGRGIGAATAELFASKNINVILVSKTELELKKVEAKIKSLYPNIQTLIFAANLAEENEVLSLFETIQVKFGSLDILVNNAGLFRAAPIEEMSLKLWQEVFAVNVNAMFLCSREGFKLMKNNQGGVILNISSLAGIRGQIKFPGTAAYAASKNAVIGLTEVMAVEGKPYNVRVNCLAPGAVNTKMLREAAPHLSSKTNPEDVAKLIANLCEDSSAILNGSVLEVFSNE
- a CDS encoding 6-carboxytetrahydropterin synthase, with product MNKELGLRMGTQDLKFAAAHMTLFPDGSKEPLHGHTYHVSISVYLKDHSFENMVPFSEIKTAIRRLCEKWHHKLLLPQNAAAFQIIKIGNETEFTLCKKHYVIPSDEVELLPCSNTSTEDLALEFLKRLLKEDIFLKIKSNLSKIEFNLDELPHQGAQIIQRDFE